In Haliaeetus albicilla chromosome 18, bHalAlb1.1, whole genome shotgun sequence, one genomic interval encodes:
- the LOC104318663 gene encoding LOW QUALITY PROTEIN: keratin, type II cytoskeletal cochleal-like (The sequence of the model RefSeq protein was modified relative to this genomic sequence to represent the inferred CDS: inserted 1 base in 1 codon) → MSIHILSSITTASMSQQLSAGRSFHGRKFFSSSSAASGTSQCRSSVFPSAVLFGRTYEAWRHSSQSLQNTDRCKWLSSDRSLAQRVCGGWRCRGIPANSEGGSHRLGFHSRSCKSEGICEVHVSESLLQPLDVKVDPEIQHIRKQDREQMKILNNQFASLIDKVQHLEQQNRVLATKWDLLQKQVLPSQKNTKHVFDNFICSLQRWLDSLLREQGQMEPELNDTEKLVEEFRCKYKQEVSRRTAAENEFVLLKKDVDCVYLAKAELEAKVETLKQEIEFLKCVSAQEIAELVRSPCDTSAIVKMDNSRGLDTEGILRSAECWYEDIAQKSKAVLDALCRTRFRELEEAKGRDCNEMKSRQQEIEELSFVIQRRQCDLENVKKEVSSLQTSVCETEHCRDCALKHIQEKHVELQDALQKAKDELACMLRDYQELLNVKLALDIEIATYKTLLEGDESRIRLGSPVRVLITTPCSNISGCXSHLGCGSGRQARRCKSSCSAGRASLPKDASACHRGFTSRSVGSSVGKQSTSGGPSCILRSEEFRARADVYNGVQKGSSGTPAFSLNSGPGCSFPIQSL, encoded by the exons ATGTCGATACA CATCCTCTCCTCCATCACGACTGCCAGCATGAGCCAGCAGCTGTCAGCTGGAAGGTCTTTTCATGGAAGAAAGTTCTTCTCATCATCTTCTGCTGCGAGCGGCACGAGCCAGTGCCGAAGCAGtgttttcccctctgctgtgctATTTGGAAGAACTTATGAAGCCTGGAGACACAGCAGCCAAAGCCTCCAAAACACAGATAGGTGCAAATGGCTTTCTTCTGACCGAAGCCTCGCACAGAGGGTCTGTGGAGGCTGGAGGTGCAGGGGCATCCCTGCCAACAGTGAAGGTGGGAGTCACAGGTTAGGCTtccacagcaggagctgcaaaAGTGAAGGTATTTGTGAGGTGCACGTCAGTGAAAGCCTGCTGCAGCCTCTTGATGTGAAGGTCGACCCTGAAATCCAGCACATCCGAAAGCAGGACAGAGAGCAGATGAAGATCCTCAATAACCAGTTTGCCTCTTTGATTGACAAG GTACAGCATCTGGAGCAGCAGAACAGGGTGCTGGCCACCAAATGGGACCTATTGCAAAAGCAGGTGCTGCCATCCCAGAAGAACACCAAGCACGTCTTCGACAACTTCATTTGCAGCCTGCAGAGGTGGCTGGACTCGCTGCTGCGTGAGCAGGGGCAGATGGAACCTGAGCTGAACGACACAGAGAAGCTCGTTGAAGAGTTCAGGTGCAA ATACAAGCAGGAAGTAAGCAGACGCACGGCTGCTGAGAACGAGTTTGTGTTATTGAAGAAG GATGTGGACTGTGTCTATCTGGCCAAGGCAGAGCTGGAAGCAAAGGTGGAAACCCTAAAGCAGGAGATAGAGTTCCTGAAATGTGTTTCTGCTCAG GAAATCGCTGAGCTGGTGAGAAGTCCCTGTGACACCTCTGCCATTGTGAAAATGGACAACAGCCGAGGCCTGGACACGGAGGGCATCCTCAGGAGTGCTGAGTGTTGGTATGAGGACATagctcagaaaagcaaagcagtgttGGATGCGCTGTGCAGAACTAGG TTCCGAGAGCTGGAGGAGGCAAAGGGGAGAGATTGCAATGAAATGAAGTCCCGCCAGCAAGAGATTGAAGAGCTGAGTTTTGTGATCCAGAGAAGGCAGTGTGACCTTGAAAATGTGAAGAAGGAG GTGTCCTCTCTGCAAACATCAGTTTGTGAGACTGAGCATTGCAGGGACTGTGCCCTCAAACACATCCAGGAGAAGCACGTTGAGCTGCAGGATGCCCTCCAGAAGGCCAAGGATGAGCTGGCTTGCATGCTGCGGGATTACCAGGAGCTGCTGAATGTCAAGCTGGCCCTGGATATCGAGATTGCAACATATAAGACTCTACTGGAGGGTGACGAGAGCAG GATACGCCTTGGGAGCCCTGTGAGAGTGT TGATCACCACCCCTTGCAGCAACATCTCTGGCT GAAGCCACCTGGGATGTGGATCTGGTAGACAGGCCAGAAGGTGCAAGTCCTCCTGTAGTGCTGGTAGAGCATCCCTACCCAAAGATGCTAGTGCCTGCCACAGAGGCTTCACCTCCAGAAGCGTTGGCAGCTCTGTAGGCAAGCAGTCTACCTCTGGTGGTCCCAGCTGCATCCTTAGGAGTGAAGAATTTAGGGCCAGAG